TTCTTTCTACTCTTTGAGAAACCAAAATACTCACCTCGTACAAACCATAAAGTGGAATAGCCACTAAAATTTGGCTAATCATGTCAGGCGAAGGCGTAATTATCGCCGCAACTATTAAAATTACTACGATGGAGTGCTTTCTGTATTCTCTTAAAAAAGAGGCCGACACAATTCCAACTTTGGTCAAAACAAACATTGCCATTGGTAACTGGAAAGTTATGCCACAAGCAAGTGTTAGAGTCGCAAGAATAGAAATGTATGACTGAATGTCAAATGTATTTTGGATAGATTCGTCAATGGTAAAGTTTACTAAAAAGTTAATCGCCATTGGAGCAACCACATAGTAACCAAACAAAGTACCTAAAGCAAAAAGTAAGGTCACCCAAAAAACTGATCCTCTTGAAGCTTTCTTCTCAGTAATTTTAAGACCTGGCTTGATAAAACGCCATATTTCCCAAAAAACATATGGAAAAGCAATGAGCAAACCGAAAATCGCCGATGCCGTTAATTGCATCATAAATTGACCTGAAACCTCCCTACTGATCAAACTGAAGTTCATCTTTTCGATGCACATACTTGCAATTCCAACTACATTGCCAAGCTCGCACATTTTGCGATATGTCCAAAAAGTTGTTTCTGAAGGCCCCAAAATGATATTTTTAAATATCCACGGCATCCAAAACCAAGAAGCAATCATAAACACCAATATAGCTGCTACTGACCTTATCAAATGCCAGCGAAGCTCCTCTAGGTGCTCTATAAAGGTCATTTCATCACCTTCTTCTTTTTCGCTATCGTCGTCGTAGTCTATCTCTTTTTGGTCTAATGGCATTATTTAAGCGTTTGTCTGCTTGAAAAGTGGGAAGCCTTGCATCCACTCATTTATTTCTACACGTACATCATTAATGATGCTATAGTTTTCGTGATTTGTTAAAACTTTATCTACCAACTCCACAACTCTTAGAAAATCTGATTCTACGAGACCTCTTGTGGTCATTGCCGCCGCTCCTACTCTCATTCCTGAAGTTGTAAATGCAGAAGCTTCATCGAAAGGAACCATGTTTTTGTTTACCGTGATATCAGCTTTGATCAGCGTATTCTCAGCAACTTTTCCTGTAATTCCTTTTGGTCTGAGGTCAATTAATGCCAGGTGATTATCCGTTCCTCCTGAAATTACTTTGTATCCTTTTTCTACAAAAGCATTTGCCATTACATTGGCATTTTTCTGCATTTGAACAGCATATGCCCCAAACTCGTCAGTTAAAGCTTCTCCAAAAGCTATCGCCTTAGCAGCAATAATGTGCTCAAGAGGTCCACCTTGCGTTCCAGGAAAAACTCCTGAATCTAGCAATGAAGACATCGTACGAGTTGCACCTTTCATTGTTTTGATTCCGTAAGGATTCTCAAAATCGTTACGCATCATGATCACACCTCCACGAGTACCTCTCAATGTTTTGTGAGTAGTGGTAGTTACAATATGACAATGATCGAATGGATCATTTAAAAGCCCTTTGGCAATTAAGCCAGCAGGGTGAGAAATATCAGCTAGCAGGATTGCTCCTACTTTATCTGCAATGTTTCTTAATCGCTCATAATCCCAATCTCTAGAGTAAGCAGAAGCTCCACAGATGATCAATTTTGGCTTTTCTTTCAAAGCTGTTGCTTCTACTTTATCCCAATCGATCAAACCTGTTGCTCTCTCTACACCGTAGAAAAAAGGCTGGAAATACTTACCCGAAATATTAACTGGAGAACCATGTGATAGGTGACCACCGTGAGATAAGTCGAATCCTAAAATTTTATCACCTGGATTTAAACAAGCTAAAAACACTGCTGTGTTTGCTTGAGCACCCGAATGTGGCTGCACATTTGCCCAAGTAAGATTGAATAATTCCTTCAATCTATCAATTGCTACTTGCTCTACTACGTCAACAACTTCGCAACCACCATAGTAACGTTTTCCGGGAAGTCCTTCTGCGTACTTATTGGTCAAGACAGAACCTGCAGCTTCCATTACTTGTGGAGAAGTAAAATTCTCTGAAGCAATGAGTTCTATTCCGTTAAGTTGTCTTTTGTGTTCTTTTTCAATGAGGTCAAAAACCTGCGTATCTCTAGAAATTGTAGAAGGCATTAAACTTTTGTTTTGGGATTTTGAAAATGCGAGTGCAAAAATACAACCTGAGATCGAAATATCTAAAGAAAATGGATGTTAAATGTAATGAACCTCCATCCTTGCTTTTTTGCCACCATTCGACAAAAGCTCAAGGCAGCAAAGTCACGAGGACACAAAAGTTTTGGAATCTTTTCATTTAATAATGCTTAAAAGTTAAATCTCAATATGATTCATATGACATAAGCCATCTAAAAGGATCTGATTTCCTAAATGAAGTTTGTTATTTGATTTTTACTTTTCAGTTCTATCAAAGGTCTTCTTTCCTTCACTTGTGGCAAAGGGATTGGAGTGGTTGAACTGATTTTCACGGATTGTTTTTTCACTGTGAACTTTGCTTAATTTCTTTGGGATCTCTATGGTGAAATATTTTGTTTTAAATTCTAATACCGAGCTTCACGAAATTTGAGTATTAGATTGATTAAAAATCTCTTTTTTTACAAGCTCAATATCTTTCACATTTGTCAGTAGGAGAAGTTGGTTTATTTCATGGTTTTGATATTCAATCATCGCTCTTTTCATTCCGCTTTGCTCAAATTCTCTTAAACTTAAGTCTGATTTTTCGTAGATACCTAAGTAGACTTTTGTTTTTTTTACTTTAGTAAATAACATTTGATGCAGAATTACTTTCTTATTTGTATTATTCAATTCAATTTTCTTCCAAAATACCCAAGCAAAGAACCTAAAAAGCAAATATCCAAAAGAAATAATTGAAGCATGAACAATTCCAATTTGACCAAAGAGGAAAAAACTTAAAGAATAACAACCAAGAATAAAAACTACTATTTCTTTGAATAACAAAGGCATTCTATCGGAAATAAAAACACACCCTTCATTGCTTTCTATTTTTATTTTTGACGGATTGCTATTCATTTCTCATTAATCACTAGAATACGAAGTTCAATAGAAGCAAAATCAAAAAGACAGTAAGCAAAGCAATTACTTTTACTTTTATTGACTTTGGCTTTAAAAATACCAAATATAATGCTACTTCTTTACCACTGCCTAAGCCAAGAAGCATAGAATTCGTTGTACCAATTTCATCACGGTTTAATAATCTTTCAAGAAAAAACCTGACTCCATAAAGTGGAACGAAGAAGAAACTCGCTATTAAAACTTGTTACAAAATTTCATTCTTTTTTTCTTTCAATTTACAGTTAGTTTTTTTTCACCAATCTACTAGTTTTAATTTCTTCCTTTCTTTGCATTTTCACTCTAGTTCAACAGATTGAATTGATTTTTAGGGATGTATTTTGACCAAACCATTCGCCACCGTTTTATAGAATCCAAATCCTTCCCACTTCCAACTTCCAAACTCAAAAACTTCCCAATTCCAAAAAGCCACTACTCTATCTTCTCATAATCCTTGAATACTGGCACTTTCATGCTTTCGATGAGCTTGCGGTAAGAAGCCCACTGTGTTTCGTAGAAAGCGTTTACTTTTTCAATTGTTTTTTCTGTCTCAGCTTCAGCATTTTCTACCAAAAGCATTTCGGCAGCACCTATTTTGCTTTTTGATCTCACATATCTTGATGCTTCACTTATTTCTCCCGGTGCGGTTATTTGGAAAGGGCGACCATATCCTTGGCGTTTAAACTTTTTGCCCATCACAATTTCATTAGTCGATTTCAGAGAATCCAACATTGCCTTGGAAGCCTTCATAAGTGTATCCAAACCTTTATCTTCACTTGTTTTTAATTGAGCAATCAAGTTTTCAACAGTAATTTTAGACTCCTCCAACCTATCTGTTGCTTGAACAAGTTTATCTGTGCTTTTGTACAATCTTTTCACAATTTCACGCTTCTTTGTTTCTCCTACCAAATCAAAGCTTTTTCTTGGATCAGCCTTAACGGTAACCATTGTAGAATCAGAGGTGCTATCCATTTTTACAACAACCTTATAAATACCTGGCAGTACATCCATTCCACCGTTTTCTGAGTCGCTTGGTTTCGGCTTTTTACTACCTGGGTATCTATTTCCTTTTTCATTCAGTCCCCAATACAAAGTATGAAAGCCAACTGTATCTACTTTTTGTTTTAAAGTCCTGATATGAAGACCTGTCGCATCATAAATCTTTGCAATTAATGAGTCTGTGTAAGTAAATGTAGTAGAATCTTTTGGGTTCTTATTCCCCTTAGGAGCAGCATAATAGCGAATAAGCGACCCTGTTCTTCTGTTATCTCCTTCGTACATTCCATCTCCACCAAACATGATTCCTGGTGCATCTTTTATTTCAGCTAAATATGCGTCATTGGCTGCAAACACCTTTAATTTGGTGTTCTTTAAAGCATTATTTTTAGCAAAATCTCTCAATGGTTTTATGTTATCCAAGACATATATACCTCTTCCAAAAGTGGCAACTACTAAGTCCGATTCACGTTCTTGAATTGCCAAATCCATAGAACTTGCGGGTGGAAAACCGTGCTCGTATCTATTGAAACTAATACCATTATCGAGACTCATAAAAAGCCCTTGTTCCGTTCCTACAAATATCAAATTAGGTTCCACTGGATCTTGAATTACACTGAGTGCATATCCAGTCACTTTTGACTCGTCAACCATTCTTTCCCACGACAGACCGTAGTTTTTTGTCCTATACACGTAAGGAATAAAAGCACCGCCATTTCTGTAATTATTAGCCACAACAAATGCCTCACCAGCATTGTAAGTGGAAGCTCTTATTTGCGGAATCCAAGCTTCATCTGGCAAACCAGCCATTTTTGAAGATACTTCTTGCCATGTTTTACCTCCATCGCGAGTTACTTGTACATTTCCATCATCGGTACCTACCCATATCACATTCTTATCTAACGTGGATGGGGCGATTGTCAAAATAGAATTGTGATTCTCCGCAGAAGTAATATCCATGGTAAGCCCTCCACTATTGTCTGAGGCCTTGATTTGTTCCTTATTGTTCGTTGTTAAATCTGGTGAAATGATCTCCCAGGTGTAGCCCTTATCCATGGACTTGTGAATAAATTGAGAGCCAAAATACAAGGCTCCAGTTCCTTTATCGTGTGCAATGGCAGCATTCCAGTTGAACCTCAATCTCATTTTGGGATCTGGATGAGTAGGTTTCAAGAATTCTGATGCACCTGTAAGCACATCATACCTTGCTAGGTTCCCTCCTTGAGACATTGCCCAGCCATATCGATTATCGGAAGGGTCAGGAACAACGTCAAAACCATCTCCAAACAGAACTACTTCCCAGTATTGATTCCTAATTCCTCCTGTTTTCCAAGTATAAGAAGGCCCTTTCCAAGACCCATTATCCTGCAAGCCTCCATAAACGTTATAAGGAATTTCATTATCTACATTTATATGGTAAAACTGCCCAACAGGAATAGATTCGCAATACTGCCATTTCTTCGCTCTATCTCTCGATATAGCGACTCCGCCATCGTTTCCATTTATAATAAAACTTGGGTCTTGTGGATGTATCCAAAATGCATGATGATCAGGATGCACCCCACTGTAAGGAACTATAACTTTAAAGTTTTTGCCACCATCTTCACTCAAAGAGATCATTTGGTAAATATTGTAAACCCTATTTTCGTTTTGTGGGTCTACGGCCAAGTCGAAAAAGTAAAAAGGTCTATTATTGGCAATATCCTCATCATCTGTTATTTTTTCCCACTTTTCTCCCCCATCAAAGGATTTATAAAGGGCATTCTTATCTGATTCTACCAAGGCATAAATGATATTGGGGTCACTAGGAGCAATGGCAAAACCCATTCTTCCTAAGTCGCCTTTGGGCAAGCCATTTTTATCAGTGAGTTTTTTCCAGTTTTTGCCTCCATCATATGTCAAATACATTCCAGAACCAGCACCACCAGACTTAAAATCATAAGGTGTACGCTTGTGCTCCCACATATTTACCAAAAGCTTGTTTGGATTGGTAGGGTCCATTACAAAGTCACCAACTCCACTGTTTTCATTTGTAAAAAGGATTCTCTCCCAAGTTTCACCTCCATTTGTTGTTTTATATACCCCTCTTTCTTGATGTGATGCAAAAGGATTTCCTGTAGCACCTACATACACCACATTGGGGTTATTAGGATCAATTAGTATGCGATGAATAATTACGGTTTTCTCAAGGCCCATTGACTTCCAAGTTTTCCCACCATCCATCGATTTGAAAATTCCAGCTCCAAGGTTTATTGAGTTTCGTGGATTACCTTCTCCAGTTCCTGCCCATATCACGGCTGGGTTTGATTGCTGAATAGCTACAGCACCAATATTAATGATAGGATTTTTATCAAAAATAGATTCCCATGTTGTTCCTCCATTTTCAGTTTTCCAAACTCCACCAGAAGCTGTTCCAACATAAATAATGTCTGGATTTGCCCATACAGCGTCTATGGAAGTTACTCTTCCAGACATCGTTCCTGGCCCGATGCTTCTAAACTTTAGATCTTTGAATAAGGCCATGTCCAATTTGTTGTTGCTAGCTGTGATACTAGTCGCTTGAACTACCTTTTTGCTTTTCTTTTGGGCAAAAGAAATGGAAGTAATAAATAGTGTTGCAAACACTAAAACTGCAAGTGAACGTAATTTCATTTCAAAATAGGGTTATGGGTTCTTGATAACACAAGGTCTTAATAAATCTCGATTTGATGCATTCAAGATTTAAAACTTTTTTCTAATTGTAAAAAGGAAATTTCTTCCTGGAGCAGAAATCCCTGAGGCAAAGTTCCTGTAGTTTTTATCCAATATATTTTCCAAACTGAATTGTAAAGTCCAATCTTTACTAATAGAATAAGAGGTTCTAGTATTTAAAGTCCACCAGCTAGGAGACCCATCTACAGTTGCATATTGGACATTGTCCTCCCCGTTGGGACTGTAATCCTCTAACCTTTTCCATCCATTATACATTGCAAAAAGCTCCATTTCAAATTTGTTTTCTTGAAAGTGCAGACTGGTTTTTCCGTACATTGGAGGAATGTGATCTAAGGGCGTACCATCATCCAGTTTTCCAATAGTTTTGCTAAGCGTAGAGGATAGGTTTAATTCTTTGTTGAATTTATAATCCAATTTCACATTCCATCCATGTACAGTAGCTCTTGCTTGATTTTGCATAGCAACAACTCTGCTTTCTACCCCTTGAAATATAAAAGTTCCAGATCCATTTATTGTAAAGTCACTTACAACGATTGCGTTTCTTAAAAATGTATAAAAATACACCCCTTCCAAGCTCAATTTCCTTGCAAATTCATGCTTGAGTCCAAATTCTATATTGTAAGTATACTCAGGATTCAGGTTTGGATTGGGAACAATTAGCGTACCCGCAGCAGAGTCAAACACTTTTGCAAGGTCATCAATATTGGGGGTTCTAAATCCTGAACTCACCAGCGTTTTTAATCGAGTTGAGTTTGAGGGTAAGTAAATGAGCCCCATATTACCTGAGAATGCGGTATTCTTTTGCTCCGCATTGTTTCCTTCATAAGGGAAGAAATCTTTATTCTTGAAAGTCGCATTCAAATCCGCATAATTAAATCGTACGCCACCATTCCAAAGCACTTTTGGATTAAGTTTGATATGATCATTCAAATAAACAGAATATGCACTCGTTTTGCTGCCTCCATCTGGATATCGTGTTTGTGCAGGAATCTCTGCTGACATCGCATCCTGAATGTTATTAGTAAAAGCATGAGATGAAACATTATTCTCCAGTAATTCAATTCCGTATTGAATGCTATGTCTCTTAAGATGTTTTTGAAAATCCGCATTTAAGCCAAGAACATTAACATCTTCGTTTTGGGTTGTCCTAATGTAATTGAATGCCTTTCTTGAAATCCTACTTTCGGCAAAGTATTGGATTGAACCTATCACACTTGCCTTGTCATAAAGTTTAGTTCGTGGTAAATCAATACTGTAAGAACCAAGCAAACGGACTTCAGGGCCATATAACCATTCTGAGAAACGTAGATTTCCAGTAGCATTCTTATCTGTTAACCTGTCATATCTCGGCACACTTGAACTCATGGATACCTGAAGATTTAGGCGATGGCTAATAGAACCAGTTTGAAGTTTTACTTTTTGCAAAAAATCGTATTGATTATAGCCACTCGGGCTTTGAAGATAAGGATCAGGATTTGGTAATACCACATCCACCCCTCCTTGATATTTCATATAGTTTTCCTTCAAACCAAAGCCTTCAAATCCTTTCTTAAAGTTTTTCCCCATCATAAGATCTCCAAATTGAGAAACGGAAACACTACTTAAAAAGGCAATATTTTCGAGGCCATAATTAAGGTCAAAGTGGGCTGTTTTTTCATTATTTACCGATCCATATCGAACAAAAGCATTGGCATTAAATTCCTCAAATTGAGCTTCCTTTGTACGAAAGTGCAATACTCCTCCAAGGGCATCGGAACCAAAATTCACAGAACTTGGCCCTATCACAACTTCCACTCTTTCCAAAATATTTTGGTCTATACGTAGTACATTTTGCAAGTGACCTCCACGAAAAATTGCATTATTCATGCGAACACCGTCCACTACCACCAATACTTTGTTTGCCTCAAATCCGCGTAATACAGGACTTCCTCCACCAGCTTGACTTTTTTGCACAAAAACCTCCCCTGATTGTTCTAAAAGGGACGCTGAATTTCCAGTATTTTGAAACGAAATTTGCTTTTTACCAATGATCGTAATCTCCTGAGGCGATTCTTTTTTGAGTTGCTCGAATCTAGAGCCAGAAACAACAATATCCTCCAGAGAAATGGTTGAATCAATTTGAGCATAAATTGCTGAAGAGTTTAAAATGGTGAAAACCAAAAAACTTAAAAGTAGCCTCATATAAAAGAAGTGCTGTAGATTTGAAAACTCAAATTGAATAAAACTTGGATAACAAGCGGCAATAATACCTCATTTACTCCAAAAAAGCACGTAGGACAAAACCTTAATTGCCATTTTCCAAGATATATTTAACTTGTACAATCTTTTGAAAAGCAAACACGTAATCAAGCTTAAATAAAAGCTCAACCGAACAAACTAAAACTCAATGAAACTAAAGTTAACCATATCACTATGCCTTTGTCTTCTTGTATTTTTTGAAAGCTACGGTCAACGAGATAAATCTGTCAAAAAGAGTGTAAGTGAAAATATAAACTCAAAGAATAATTCGCTGGAAAAACTCTATAAAGGAAAGGAATGGAGAAATATAGGTCCGTACCGAGGTGGTAGATCCCTCGCCGTTGCAGGACATAAAGATCAACCTTTTACTTACTATTTTGGTGCCGTAGGTGGTGGAGTTTGGAAAACTACCGATGCTGGAACCAACTGGGATTACATCAGTGACAGCACTTTTAAATCTAGTTCAGTAGGAGCAATTGCTGTTGCTCCTTCGGACCCAAATGTGGTCTACGTGGGAATGGGTGAAGCTGATATGCGAAGCAATATCAGTTTTGGAGATGGAATGTATAAGTCCCTCGATGCTGGTAAAACTTGGAAATTTATAGGATTACCCAAAGCAGATGCCATCGCAACTGTAGAAGTTCACCCAAAAGACGCCAATATTGTTTACGTCGCAGCGGTAGGAAACCCATTTGCACCAAATAAAGAGCGAGGTGTTTTTAGATCTAAAGATGGCGGAGCTACTTGGGATCATATTTTGGCAAAAGACGACAGTACAGGTGCTTATCATGTTCGCATAGACCCAAATAATCCACGAGTTATTTATGCTACCATGTGGCAAGCCAATAGAAATGGGCATAGCATGAGTAGCGGTGGTAAAAACTGTGGATTGTTCAAATCTACAGATGGAGGTGACACTTGGGTTTCGCTCAGTGAAAATCCTGGAATGCCAAAGGGGCTTCTAGGGAAAATTGGAATTGCGGTTTCTCCAGCAAACTCTAACAGACTTTATGCATTAATAGAAAATGAAAATGGTGGTTTGTACACTTCATACGATGCGGGAGAAACTTGGAAGTTGGTCAATAATGACAAGAATCTGTGGCAGCGTCCTTGGTACTACATGAATTTACAAGCTGATCCGCTCAACGAAGAAGGGGTAATTATCTTAAATGTAAATGCATTTAAATCTACAGATGGTGGCAAAACTGTGAAAAGAATCAGCGTGCACCATGGAGATACACACGATATATGGATCAATCCAAATAACTCAGCAAACTACATCATTGGTGACGACGGCGGTGCTGAAGTTACATTTAATGATGGAGCAACTTTTTCAGAGTTGGATATTCCTACTGCTCAGTTTTATCATGTGCACGTAGACAATGAATTTCCGTATAATATTTATGGCTCACAACAAGATAACTCTACCATCAAAATCGCCAGTAGAACTGATGGGTATAGTATTGGAGACAAAGATTGGATTTCGGTTGCTGGAGGAGAGTCTGGATACATTGCGATAGACCCCTTAAATCCAAAAATAACCTATGGTGGTTCTTACGACGGTTACATGACTAAACATGATCAGTCCACCAATCAGGAACAAAACATCATGGTTTATCCCGAAAACAACATGGGACACACATCTGCCCAGAAGAAATATAGATTTCAATGGACCTTCCCTATTGTGTTTTCTCCGCACGACAATACTCGTTTGTATTGTACTTCTCAATATGTGCATGTGACACATGATGGAGGACATTCTTGGGAAATTATAAGTCCTGACCTTACTCGCAATGACCCAAAAACAACTGGAAATACAGGTGGGCCCATTACATTAGATCAAACTGGGGCTGAGATTTATGCCACTATTTATACCCTTTCGGAATCAACATTAGAAAAAGGAAACATTTGGGTGGGTAGTGACGACGGATACATTCATGTGACCAAAGACAATGGCAAGAACTGGGAAAATATGTCGATCCCAACAAGTGAACTTGGCGATTTTGCGATGATTTCTATCATTCACACTTCGGAGCACGAAAAAGGGAAAGCTTATGTGGCAGCAACGAGATATATGTTTGGTGATCGCAAACCTTATCTTTTCAAAACCAGCGATTACGGTAAAACTTGGACAAATATTAGCAAAGGAATTCCTGCAGATGAGTATACAAGAGTACTAAGAGAAGACCCAAACAAACCCGGCTTGCTTTACACAGGAACAGAAAGAGGAATTTATGTTTCTTTCAATGATGGCGAAACTTGGACTCCATTAAGTATGAATTTACCCAATACTTCAATTCGTGATTTACAAGTACAAAAACGTGAAAAAGATTTGGTAGTAGCTACCCACGGTTTGTCTTTTTGGGTGCTTGATGACCTAACACCTTTGTATGAAATCAAGGACAAGAAAATTGACTTGAGCACAAAAGAACACCTTTTTAAACCTCGTCATGCCTATAGAATGGGGGGAGGAAGTAGCAGCCGAAGAAGTGGTGGATCAGTAGGAACCAATGCAGAGAATGGAGTTTTGGTAAATTACTATTTCGCTGAAAAGCCTACTGAGGAGCTCAAGTTGCATTTCATTAGCATGTCAAATGACACTATCATCACTTATTCAAGCAAAAAAGACCTCAAAGGTGAGCCTTTCAAAGTGAGCAAGGACTTTTATGTAGATGATGAAAAAACAAAACCAATGGCACTTCCTGCCAAAGAAGGGTTCAACCATTTTGTTTGGAATATGCGATATGCAGATGCCACAGAAATTAAAGGTGAAAAATCACCAATGTGGGCTGGTGGATTAACAGGACCAAAAGTTATTCCCGGATTTTACAAAATGAGCTTGATGGCTGGAGACAGACTCATCAAAGAAGAAAGATTTGAAATCATCAAAGATCCAAGAGTAAAAACGAGCCTTTCGGACTTGAAAGAACAAGAAAGTCTTTTGCTGAAAATACACGCCAAACTAGATGAATCTCACAAAAATATCAACCAGATTCGTTCCATAAGATCTTCCGTAAATACTTACATGAAAGGCGTGAAAGACAGTACTTTAGTGAAAAACTTTGAGACTCTTACCACACCAATGCTTAAAAAACTGGACGAACTTGAAACCTCTTTGGTTCAAAATAAGGCAAAAGCAGTGCAAGACTTGCTGGCCTACCCTATCCGATTAAATGATAAAATGGCTGGCCTAGCAAATGTGGTTGAAAGTGCCGAAACGAAACCAACAGCTGGTTCTTATCTTGTTTTTGAAGACCTCAAAACCAAGATAGAAGCAACATCCGCAAGCTTGAAAGAAATCGTATCGAAAGAAGTACCAGCTTTCAACCAAATGGTGAAGGAGAATCAGTTACCGGCGATTAATTTGGAGTAATTCAAGACATTATTAAGCGAGAGACTGGAAGTTCAGTATTGTTTATCGAGCTTTTGGTCTTTTTTTATATTTAGACAACTGAGAAGACGCAAGGTTCGCAAAGCCTGTTCTCAACAAAGAACCTTAGCATGCTTTGAATGAGGTTATGCCATTTAAATAATTCGTATTCTGTTTAAAACTGACCACGTCTGACTATGGTCCGACGATACATTTGATTGAAATTCGTTAAAGTGAACAGTTCTCGAACAAAAAAATCGACTCCAAAACTCCAATCCTCCAAAACTCACAAATTCAAACTCCGCTTACCGCTTCGCCCAAATCTCATGTATAGGGTCGCCTTTGCTGCTTAGGCCAGTGTGGTGCCATTCGTTGTTGATTAGTTCATAGTCGAAGCTTAGGACTGCTCCTACCCTGCTGTTGTCTTTGGAGAAATATTGGATGGTTTCTATATATTTCCCGTTTCGGGCGGTGTAAAGTCCACCTCCACTACCTGAGAATTTCATATCTGCCACATCGTAGGCAATCCATAGGAAATAGCCATCAAACAAGATTTTTAGTGTTTTACGTGAGCTATCTTCTCCCCTTCGTGTAGATTCTTTACCATTCACCACTCTTCCACTGAAAAGCCAATTATTTTCCATTTCTTGATCTGCAAGGCTCACTTTTTTCCAATCTTTGGACATTTTCAAAGCCAAATCCTTTTTTTCATCCATCTCAAAATTGGAATTGAACTCCAGTTTTACATTAAAAAACTTCCCCTTCTTTTCTACAAAACCTCCCCTCGTAAGTACAAACGTTGCAGGATTAGACTGAAAAATGGTTTCTACCAAATAGTTGTCTGTCAAGATGATGCGGTGAGTGTTGGCTTCTTGGTCTGTAAATTCAAAAACTTGAGCTTGTAAGCCAAAAGAGAAAATCGAACACAGGAGTATGAGAGTTATTTGCTTCATTTTTGAGACTTTTGGAATAAAATTAAGCTTTATTTTCATATCGGCGTACTTTTGCATCAAGCAAAACGAAAATCATGTCTTTTAACAACTTAGGCCTCTCCTCCCCACTTTTAGCAATCATTGAAAAACAAGGCTATACCAAAGCCTACCCAATTCAA
This portion of the Spirosomataceae bacterium TFI 002 genome encodes:
- a CDS encoding sec-independent protein translocase protein TatC, translated to MPLDQKEIDYDDDSEKEEGDEMTFIEHLEELRWHLIRSVAAILVFMIASWFWMPWIFKNIILGPSETTFWTYRKMCELGNVVGIASMCIEKMNFSLISREVSGQFMMQLTASAIFGLLIAFPYVFWEIWRFIKPGLKITEKKASRGSVFWVTLLFALGTLFGYYVVAPMAINFLVNFTIDESIQNTFDIQSYISILATLTLACGITFQLPMAMFVLTKVGIVSASFLREYRKHSIVVILIVAAIITPSPDMISQILVAIPLYGLYEVSILVSQRVERKRLEEEQASA
- a CDS encoding glycine hydroxymethyltransferase, translated to MPSTISRDTQVFDLIEKEHKRQLNGIELIASENFTSPQVMEAAGSVLTNKYAEGLPGKRYYGGCEVVDVVEQVAIDRLKELFNLTWANVQPHSGAQANTAVFLACLNPGDKILGFDLSHGGHLSHGSPVNISGKYFQPFFYGVERATGLIDWDKVEATALKEKPKLIICGASAYSRDWDYERLRNIADKVGAILLADISHPAGLIAKGLLNDPFDHCHIVTTTTHKTLRGTRGGVIMMRNDFENPYGIKTMKGATRTMSSLLDSGVFPGTQGGPLEHIIAAKAIAFGEALTDEFGAYAVQMQKNANVMANAFVEKGYKVISGGTDNHLALIDLRPKGITGKVAENTLIKADITVNKNMVPFDEASAFTTSGMRVGAAAMTTRGLVESDFLRVVELVDKVLTNHENYSIINDVRVEINEWMQGFPLFKQTNA
- a CDS encoding hemoglobin/transferrin/lactoferrin receptor protein codes for the protein MRLLLSFLVFTILNSSAIYAQIDSTISLEDIVVSGSRFEQLKKESPQEITIIGKKQISFQNTGNSASLLEQSGEVFVQKSQAGGGSPVLRGFEANKVLVVVDGVRMNNAIFRGGHLQNVLRIDQNILERVEVVIGPSSVNFGSDALGGVLHFRTKEAQFEEFNANAFVRYGSVNNEKTAHFDLNYGLENIAFLSSVSVSQFGDLMMGKNFKKGFEGFGLKENYMKYQGGVDVVLPNPDPYLQSPSGYNQYDFLQKVKLQTGSISHRLNLQVSMSSSVPRYDRLTDKNATGNLRFSEWLYGPEVRLLGSYSIDLPRTKLYDKASVIGSIQYFAESRISRKAFNYIRTTQNEDVNVLGLNADFQKHLKRHSIQYGIELLENNVSSHAFTNNIQDAMSAEIPAQTRYPDGGSKTSAYSVYLNDHIKLNPKVLWNGGVRFNYADLNATFKNKDFFPYEGNNAEQKNTAFSGNMGLIYLPSNSTRLKTLVSSGFRTPNIDDLAKVFDSAAGTLIVPNPNLNPEYTYNIEFGLKHEFARKLSLEGVYFYTFLRNAIVVSDFTINGSGTFIFQGVESRVVAMQNQARATVHGWNVKLDYKFNKELNLSSTLSKTIGKLDDGTPLDHIPPMYGKTSLHFQENKFEMELFAMYNGWKRLEDYSPNGEDNVQYATVDGSPSWWTLNTRTSYSISKDWTLQFSLENILDKNYRNFASGISAPGRNFLFTIRKKF